In Halobaculum limi, one DNA window encodes the following:
- the cofC gene encoding 2-phospho-L-lactate guanylyltransferase: MDTLVPFSPDRPKTRLSDTLSPDERRAFADAMLTDVLDALDGAGFSPRLLTTEATDRAVPETVDDRPLTPAVNSAIDAHDPSPASPLAVVMADLALATPRALSGLLESGDVVLAAGRGGGTNALLTRHPDFHVDYHGASYRDHLRIAHDVGASVREVDSRLLATDIDERADLAEVLLSGDGAACDWLRDAGFELDVGDGRVSVVRET; the protein is encoded by the coding sequence ATCGACACGCTCGTTCCGTTCTCTCCCGACCGTCCGAAGACGCGGCTCTCAGATACGCTCTCCCCCGACGAGCGCCGCGCGTTCGCGGACGCGATGTTGACGGACGTGCTCGATGCGCTCGACGGCGCGGGCTTTTCGCCGCGACTCCTCACGACGGAGGCGACCGATCGGGCGGTGCCCGAGACGGTCGACGACCGGCCGCTCACGCCGGCGGTCAACTCCGCCATCGACGCGCACGACCCGTCGCCAGCGTCACCACTCGCGGTCGTGATGGCGGACCTAGCGTTGGCGACGCCGCGGGCACTGAGCGGCTTGTTGGAGTCCGGTGATGTCGTCCTCGCGGCGGGTCGCGGCGGCGGGACGAACGCCCTGTTGACGCGCCACCCCGACTTCCACGTCGACTACCACGGCGCATCGTATCGCGACCACCTGCGGATCGCACACGACGTCGGCGCGAGCGTTCGCGAGGTGGACTCACGACTGTTGGCGACGGATATCGACGAGCGAGCAGACCTCGCAGAAGTGTTGCTCTCGGGCGACGGTGCCGCGTGCGATTGGCTCCGCGACGCTGGCTTCGAACTCGACGTTGGCGACGGTCGCGTGTCGGTCGTGCGCGAGACGTGA
- a CDS encoding alpha/beta hydrolase has translation MTEIDTSDVEGPHGDQPVRHAGADLADANAAVVMIHGRGATAHSILGMAGEFGTDGVAYLAPAASRNTWYPYSFMEEMGKNQPHLDSALAFVGAVVDAAADAVGREKVLLLGFSQGACLSSEWLARNADTYGGLVAFSGGLIGPEGTPREYDGSLDGTPAFLGCSDVDPHIPLERVNETTEVLEELGADVDERIYEGMGHGVNEDELSAAKAMITSLDLA, from the coding sequence ATGACAGAAATCGACACCTCCGACGTCGAGGGTCCCCACGGCGACCAGCCAGTGCGCCACGCGGGTGCGGACCTAGCCGACGCGAACGCGGCGGTCGTGATGATACACGGCCGCGGTGCGACCGCTCACAGCATCCTCGGGATGGCCGGTGAGTTCGGCACCGACGGCGTCGCCTACCTCGCGCCCGCCGCGAGTCGCAACACGTGGTACCCCTACTCGTTCATGGAGGAGATGGGAAAGAACCAGCCACACCTCGACTCCGCGCTCGCGTTCGTCGGTGCCGTCGTCGACGCCGCCGCGGACGCCGTCGGCCGCGAGAAGGTCCTCCTGTTGGGCTTCTCACAGGGCGCGTGTCTCTCCTCGGAGTGGCTCGCACGCAACGCCGACACCTACGGCGGCCTCGTCGCCTTCTCCGGTGGACTCATCGGACCGGAGGGGACGCCCCGCGAGTACGACGGGTCGCTCGACGGGACGCCCGCGTTCCTCGGCTGTTCGGACGTCGACCCGCACATCCCGCTGGAGCGGGTGAACGAGACGACCGAGGTGCTGGAGGAACTGGGTGCCGACGTGGACGAACGTATCTACGAGGGGATGGGCCACGGCGTCAACGAGGACGAACTGAGCGCGGCGAAGGCGATGATCACGAGCCTCGACCTGGCGTAA